The DNA window ATCCACTGCATCAAAGTACTAAGAACTATCTTGACACGGCCGAACAAACAATTATCTTTGAAAACAATGCTGAATCCCAATTTTCAAATTTGATCAAGCTTCAAACAGATCATAAAATCGATAAAAAGGTTTTAAAATATGATGGTAGGCCATTTTCTGTTGAAGAAATAACAGAAAAGTTGAAAAGTTTCGTTTCGGAGGATTCTTTATGAAGCCTGAAAATTTTGATGTGAAAGGTGCAGATGTTTCATGGTGTCCGGGTTGTGGGAATTTTTCAATTCTAAGCAACCTTAAAAATGTGCTTGCAGATCTGGAAGTTGACCCTGAAAATTTAGTTTTGGTGTCTGGAATTGGCCAGGCAGGCAAGTTGCCACATTTCCTTAGATCCAACACATATATCGGCCTTCACGGTCGTGCACTTTCACCTGCAACAGCAATAAAAGCTGTAAACAGAGGACTTAAAGTCATAGTAGCAACCGGAGACGGTGACATGTACGGTGAGGGAGGTAATCATTTTCTGCACACCATCAGACGAAATCCTGACATAACCTGCATAGTGCATGATAATATGGTCTACGGGTTAACCAAGGGCCAAGCATCACCTACAACCCGTCTGGGAATGAAAACAACCTACCAAGTGAACGGTGTATCTGAGGAACCATTCAATCCACTGACTGTCGCCATTGCATTGGATGCATCATTTGTGGCCAGAACCTT is part of the Methanobacterium lacus genome and encodes:
- a CDS encoding thiamine pyrophosphate-dependent enzyme — its product is MKPENFDVKGADVSWCPGCGNFSILSNLKNVLADLEVDPENLVLVSGIGQAGKLPHFLRSNTYIGLHGRALSPATAIKAVNRGLKVIVATGDGDMYGEGGNHFLHTIRRNPDITCIVHDNMVYGLTKGQASPTTRLGMKTTYQVNGVSEEPFNPLTVAIALDASFVARTFSGDPEHLQKTLKSAINHEGYSLVDVFQPCVSFNKINTFQWFKENTYYLEESHDHYNKAEALRRAEETDKYPLGIFYINKQKKTFEETLNVYKNDDGTLHDRQVDKKKLNDLINSRRKL